The DNA region ATTGGTATAACTGTTTCCTGCCATTCTTCCAATAGGCTGGAGCATCGCTGTATCAATTCGTCCCTTATCGTACAATTTATCATCTATTTGGATATTTAAGACCTTTCCAATAACTAAGCTGCCCGCCCCAGCATGCTCACCGAAATGTAATACCTGATGGAGTTCACATTCTAAATGGAGAAGTGACTCCTTTATTCGTGGTACCTTTACCATTACACCTGGCACTTTAGTTAAACCAACCTCAATAATTTCATCAATCTCAGGAGCATATTCCGTGGCACAGTCGTTCATTTGTTTTGCGAAGGTTTCACTAACAATATTTACTACAAACTGTT from Neobacillus sp. FSL H8-0543 includes:
- a CDS encoding flavin reductase family protein, encoding MEIVPDTLEWRDAYKLLIGSILPRPIAFVTTIDDNGIANAAPFSFFTVISAEPMLICFSPMRRGSDGAKKDTLVNIEMTKQFVVNIVSETFAKQMNDCATEYAPEIDEIIEVGLTKVPGVMVKVPRIKESLLHLECELHQVLHFGEHAGAGSLVIGKVLNIQIDDKLYDKGRIDTAMLQPIGRMAGNSYTNPLGKTFEMLRKNRN